Proteins encoded together in one Microbacterium oxydans window:
- a CDS encoding substrate-binding domain-containing protein encodes MKQHAARPAWLRLAAAGVTALTIAALAACSSGQETTEGPVASGGAKDGALTIALLQKQGDQQYFIDEATGAKDAAKAAGDVTVNVVDLGTDANKAISEVEAAIAQQVDGIIIVVPDGKIGPQVIQLANEAGIPIMAADDPIEDSAGAAAAFTGFDGTSMGEKVGAEAARLYQEAGWTAADTRILSAYRQDQPNCVERVEGAASAFAEAVADGPKVIDIGTDNSATDAQDKAGAVITANSGVKHWVVWGCNDENETGVVTALQNSGVAPADIAGVGLGAYLTCKDWNAGQETGNRSALFISGVEVGKAAVGSMIALLRDGTELPPKTVANTEIVDATNWEDKGVVCT; translated from the coding sequence ATGAAGCAGCACGCAGCTCGACCCGCATGGCTCCGGCTCGCCGCAGCCGGGGTCACGGCACTGACCATCGCCGCACTCGCCGCCTGTTCCTCCGGGCAGGAGACCACGGAAGGACCCGTCGCCTCCGGTGGTGCGAAGGACGGAGCCCTCACCATCGCCCTCCTGCAGAAGCAGGGCGACCAGCAGTACTTCATCGACGAGGCGACCGGCGCGAAGGACGCGGCCAAGGCCGCGGGCGACGTCACGGTCAACGTCGTCGACCTCGGGACCGACGCCAACAAGGCCATCTCCGAGGTCGAGGCCGCGATCGCGCAGCAGGTCGACGGCATCATCATCGTCGTGCCGGACGGCAAGATCGGCCCGCAGGTGATCCAGCTCGCCAACGAGGCCGGGATCCCGATCATGGCCGCCGACGACCCGATCGAGGACAGTGCCGGAGCGGCCGCCGCCTTCACCGGGTTCGACGGCACGTCGATGGGCGAGAAGGTCGGCGCCGAAGCCGCGCGCCTGTACCAGGAGGCCGGATGGACCGCGGCGGACACCCGCATCCTCTCCGCCTACCGCCAGGACCAGCCGAACTGCGTCGAGCGCGTCGAGGGCGCGGCATCCGCCTTCGCGGAGGCCGTCGCCGACGGCCCGAAGGTCATCGACATCGGCACCGACAACTCGGCCACCGACGCGCAGGACAAGGCCGGCGCCGTCATCACCGCGAACTCGGGCGTGAAGCACTGGGTCGTCTGGGGCTGCAACGACGAGAACGAGACCGGCGTCGTGACGGCGCTGCAGAACTCGGGCGTCGCCCCCGCCGACATCGCCGGCGTCGGACTCGGCGCCTACCTGACCTGCAAGGACTGGAACGCCGGACAGGAGACCGGCAACAGGTCGGCCCTGTTCATCTCCGGCGTCGAGGTCGGCAAGGCCGCCGTCGGCTCCATGATCGCGCTGCTGCGCGACGGTACGGAGCTGCCCCCCAAGACGGTCGCGAACACGGAGATCGTGGATGCGACCAACTGGGA